The proteins below are encoded in one region of bacterium:
- a CDS encoding DinB family protein: MQMSKMMIQPRLDYFKMIHGVTRRIVDQMPDDKLNFKPVPEVRSWSETVQHMYGSLDAMMKMAKDAKFYEDTPGNINSKADLNKFVDDMFASALKTWETVTDADLTRKFEAWGTTFDCWQMPFFAVDEHWHHRGALTIYLRLNGIEPIMIYDYQG; this comes from the coding sequence ATGCAGATGTCGAAAATGATGATCCAGCCGCGTCTCGACTACTTCAAAATGATTCACGGCGTCACCCGCCGCATCGTTGACCAAATGCCCGATGACAAGCTGAACTTCAAGCCCGTCCCCGAAGTGCGCTCATGGTCGGAAACCGTCCAACACATGTACGGCTCCCTCGATGCCATGATGAAAATGGCCAAAGACGCCAAGTTCTACGAAGACACTCCCGGCAATATCAACTCCAAAGCCGACCTCAACAAGTTCGTGGACGACATGTTCGCCTCCGCCTTGAAAACGTGGGAAACCGTCACCGATGCCGACCTCACTCGCAAGTTCGAAGCATGGGGCACCACGTTTGATTGCTGGCAAATGCCCTTCTTTGCCGTGGATGAACACTGGCACCATCGCGGCGCATTGACCATCTACCTGCGCCTGAACGGTATCGAACCCATCATGATTTACGACTATCAGGGTTGA